CCACGGCAAACGGCGGGACGTCCATGGTCACGATCGCATGCCCCTCGATGCGGGCAAGGCGCCCCACGTGGGTGAACTGGTGAATGCCCGCCAGCGGACCCACCTCGACGCCGTCGTCGATGACGGTGTGGCCCGCCACTGCACTGCCCGCCCCCAGCCGCACCCGGCTGCCCACGGTGCAGTCGTGGCCGATGTGCGACCCCGGTTCGAGCACGCACTCGTCCCCGACCACGGTCACGCCGTGCCCCCCCGGGGTGCCCCGGTGAACGATCACGTAGGGGCCGACGCGGTTGCCCCGGCCCAGAACGAGGCGCGTCGGCTCCCCGCGGTACTTCACGTCCTGCGGTTCGCCGCCCAGCACGGCGCCCGTTCCAATGCGGTTGTCCGGCCCCAGCACGGTGTGGCCCTCGATCACCACGAAGCTCTCCAGCACGCTGCCCGCGCCGACCTCCACATCGGGGCCGATGACGGCGTAAGGCCCCACCACCACCGAGTCCCCGATGCGCGCCCCGGGATCGACGAGCGCCGTGGGATGCCGCCGGACCTGCGCCGAAGGCGGCGCGTCGGGGCGTGTCATCGCGCCGCCTCCGCCTGGGCCGCAGCGGCAAAGAGGAACTGCGCTTCGCACGCCACCTCGCCGTCCACCAGCGCCTTGCCGTCCACCACGCCGGTGGTGGTGCGGACCCGGCGCGCCTGCACCTCGAGCCTCAGCGTGTCACCTGGAACCACGGTGCGCCGGAAGCGCGCTTGATTGATCCCCGCCAGCAGCGGCACCTTGCCCAACGAGGCCACGTAAGGGTAAAGCATCACGGCCGCCGCCTGCGCCAGCGCCTCCAGCATCAGCACGCCCGGCATGATGGGGCGGGCGGGATAGTGCCCGGCGAAGAACGGTTCGTTGATGGTGACGTTCTTCAGCGCCACCACCCGCCGGCCTTCTTCAAGCTCCAAAACCCGATCGATGAGGAGAAAGGGGTAGCGGTGGGGAATCCGCTGCCAGATCTGGACGACGTCAAGCATTGCCGGCCTCTCCTCCCGTCTCCCAGAGATCGACCATCTTTTGAACCAGGCGCGCCGTGAGTTCGTGACCGCCTCTCACCGCCACCACCCGGGCGCAAAGGGGCCCGGCCAGCGCCAGATCGCCCACCACGTCCAGGATCTTGTGCCGTGCCACCTCGTCGGGAAAGCGGGGCGTGTTGACCGGCCCGTCCTCGCCAATCAATAGCACGTTGTCCAGCGAACCGCCAAGCCCCAGGCCCCGCTCCTGCAGCCTTTCGACCTCGCCGGCGAACGCCACGGTGCGGGCCGGGGCGATCTCGCCCCGGAAGCTCTCCGGGGTCACGGTGATTTCGACGAACTGGTCGCCCAGGCCCGGGTGGTCGCTGATGAAGGCGAAGCTGATGCGAAGTTCAGGCCACGGCATGGCGACCATGAACCGCTCCGGGTCTCCCACCCAGACCGCCCGGGGCAGGCGCCGAACCCGGCGCGCCCGGGCTTGCGCCACGACGCCGGCCCGCTCGATGGCCTCCACGTAGGGTAGGGCGCTGCCATCCAGGACGGGCGCCTCGGGGCCTTCCACCTCAATGCGGGCGTTGTCCACGCCGAGCCCCGAAAGCGCCGCAAGCACGTGCTCAACCGTCATGACCGACGCCTCAGGGGTGCCCAGGGCGGTCGTGCGCGCGCCCGGCAGCCGGGATCGCACGGAGACCGGGATGGCAACAGGCCGCCCCAGATCGGTGCGCACAAGCTGGAGCCCCGAGTCCACCGGGGCCGGAAGCAGCCGCACGCGGCACCGTCCGCCGGTGTGGAGGCCGACGCCCTCCAGGCTCACTTCATGCGCCAGCGTCTTTTGGGTTGGGGGTTCGGCTTTCAAGTGCCCGCTTCGCCTCACATGGCCGCCAGGCGGGCCAGGCGGCGGCCCACGTCCGACGCCGGGGCGGCGAGAACCCGGCGGGGCGGGCCTGCTTCCACCACCCGGCCGCCGTCCATCAACACGAGCCGGTGCGCCACCCGCGCGCCGAAGCGCGGCTGGTGGGTCACAACCAGCATGGTGGTTCTGAGGCGGCGAATCAGTTCCTCCATCAGGTCCAGGAGGTCGGCGGCGAGCATGGGATCGAGCTGCGAGGTCGGCTCGTCCCACAGGAGGATGTCGGGCTCGGCCGCAAGGGCCCTTGCGATGGCCACCCGCTGGCCTTCGCCACCCGAAAGCTCGGCCGGGCGCCTGGAGGCAAACCGCGCCATCTCCAGAACCGAAAGCCAGTGCCAGGCGCGCTCGTACGCCTCCGGCCAGGAAGCGCCCGAACCCAGGGCGGCCAGGGCCACGTTCTGGAGCACGCTCAGGTGGGCGATGAGCTGGGGCCGCTGAAAGACGAGGCCCACCCGGCCCGCCAGGGCACGACGTTGGGCGTCCGGGAGGCTCCACAGGTCCTGCCCGAAAATGCGCACACTTCCGGCGTCAGGCTCGATGAGCCCCTTGAAGCACCGCAAGAGCGTCGACTTGCCGCACCCGCTCTGGCCCATGATGACCACGGTTTCGCCCCGGGTCACCGAAAGCGACAGCCCGTCCAGCACCTTCTGCGCTCCGTAGTACTTCACCAGGCTGTACGCCGCCAGGGCGGCCTCCCGGAAGGTCGCGGGCGCGCCGTCACTCACGGCAGCACTTGACAGCAGGCGTCCGTTCTTCGCCGGCGGCGCGCCGAAGCGGGTGCCGGACGGGGGCCGCCGGGACGAGGTGAGGGAGAGAAGCCACGGCCTCACCGCCGGTGCGACCACCGTCTCCAGGATGGCGCCGCCCTCCATGCTCATCGCCCGGGCGGCTTCCACCGCGTCCGCATCGACCGGGGAGAGCCGGTGCCCCAGCCAGCCGGAGAGCCATCCGGCCACGGCGCCCAAAACGGCGAGAGCCACAGGCCAGATCCACGCCTCCCGGCCGAGGAGCGCCATCCCGGCCACAAGAGCCATGGTCGCCCCGGCCAGCACCCCGATCCCCGCCGAGAGCAGCCTGGCCGCCCTGCCGGCCGCCCGGCGGCGCCCGCGCCGCTCCGCCTGGATGGCCGCCCCCACGGCCGCCCAATCGTTGAAAAGCGTCCAGACCACGATGCCGGCCACCGCAAGCGCCGCCCCGGCAGAGCGGGCCCGCTCCACCACCTGCATCACCGTGGCACGGGCGCTGGGAGAGGCCGTGGCTGCGGGCGAGGTGTAGACCCGCACCTTGCTCGTCTCCAGCCCTCGCTCCAGCGCCTGCTTGAGGCGGGACGTCTCCGGCGGGCGGTCTTCGCCGGTTCGCAGCACGATCTCGACGCCCTCGGGTGCCGCCAGCGGCTCGGCTTCCGACTTTTCGAGCAGGTCCAGCGCCGACGCCACCTCCCGCCCGTCGATCTCGGGGAGGCTTTGCCGTAGCGTCTGGATGCTGTTCTTCAGATCCCGGAGGTCGGTCTTCTGGTACGCGTCGAGCCGGGCGCGCAGTTCCTGAAGCTGCTG
The sequence above is a segment of the Bacillota bacterium genome. Coding sequences within it:
- a CDS encoding acyl-[acyl-carrier-protein]--UDP-N-acetylglucosamine O-acyltransferase; translated protein: MTRPDAPPSAQVRRHPTALVDPGARIGDSVVVGPYAVIGPDVEVGAGSVLESFVVIEGHTVLGPDNRIGTGAVLGGEPQDVKYRGEPTRLVLGRGNRVGPYVIVHRGTPGGHGVTVVGDECVLEPGSHIGHDCTVGSRVRLGAGSAVAGHTVIDDGVEVGPLAGIHQFTHVGRLARIEGHAIVTMDVPPFAV
- the fabZ gene encoding 3-hydroxyacyl-ACP dehydratase FabZ; the encoded protein is MLDVVQIWQRIPHRYPFLLIDRVLELEEGRRVVALKNVTINEPFFAGHYPARPIMPGVLMLEALAQAAAVMLYPYVASLGKVPLLAGINQARFRRTVVPGDTLRLEVQARRVRTTTGVVDGKALVDGEVACEAQFLFAAAAQAEAAR
- the lpxC gene encoding UDP-3-O-acyl-N-acetylglucosamine deacetylase — its product is MKAEPPTQKTLAHEVSLEGVGLHTGGRCRVRLLPAPVDSGLQLVRTDLGRPVAIPVSVRSRLPGARTTALGTPEASVMTVEHVLAALSGLGVDNARIEVEGPEAPVLDGSALPYVEAIERAGVVAQARARRVRRLPRAVWVGDPERFMVAMPWPELRISFAFISDHPGLGDQFVEITVTPESFRGEIAPARTVAFAGEVERLQERGLGLGGSLDNVLLIGEDGPVNTPRFPDEVARHKILDVVGDLALAGPLCARVVAVRGGHELTARLVQKMVDLWETGGEAGNA
- a CDS encoding ATP-binding cassette domain-containing protein, which produces MKAFDQARRRRSAPAVVRHLLVWLLAATLVAGAGGYLVAWAMGRALFSTVELVMGEAGRFDVLLQLQQERRREALAAASELLARQFPGSAVKEGPSAAGSTVLLVSLPERWRNARTFERLDRELAGVPGLVSWLPLVEPSVTVSRVHPALERDLQGWLERQEEVDFTFFRGSDLVVVLKEAGRLDRFNEKLKRRIGTYRVVRAVLPGQAVDAGLARRAAQALEEQGWAGSVVYAAPATEGAGAGTVRWVERMRDFFVSYATLARIEASEAARDTPLRVGEEVRVGGAPAQVVAFDGRQGLAVLAEESGAQDLLGKPVEVRRASGELAGTAVVDGGRIRIQAALDESEALLNRLEQAGGSWEEALHSAQQAARQLEQTIGRIEQAAEDLSRLSASSSDPARDTLVALALSVLLGRRDSTATPGDATRSVARLQQQLQELRARLDAYQKTDLRDLKNSIQTLRQSLPEIDGREVASALDLLEKSEAEPLAAPEGVEIVLRTGEDRPPETSRLKQALERGLETSKVRVYTSPAATASPSARATVMQVVERARSAGAALAVAGIVVWTLFNDWAAVGAAIQAERRGRRRAAGRAARLLSAGIGVLAGATMALVAGMALLGREAWIWPVALAVLGAVAGWLSGWLGHRLSPVDADAVEAARAMSMEGGAILETVVAPAVRPWLLSLTSSRRPPSGTRFGAPPAKNGRLLSSAAVSDGAPATFREAALAAYSLVKYYGAQKVLDGLSLSVTRGETVVIMGQSGCGKSTLLRCFKGLIEPDAGSVRIFGQDLWSLPDAQRRALAGRVGLVFQRPQLIAHLSVLQNVALAALGSGASWPEAYERAWHWLSVLEMARFASRRPAELSGGEGQRVAIARALAAEPDILLWDEPTSQLDPMLAADLLDLMEELIRRLRTTMLVVTHQPRFGARVAHRLVLMDGGRVVEAGPPRRVLAAPASDVGRRLARLAAM